In Corallococcus macrosporus, the following are encoded in one genomic region:
- the cax gene encoding calcium/proton exchanger encodes MSTPASVTPSSPEGESQGGFNVDRLFLGLLAVFFPLAIASHFFFPGVWTFVLCAVALVPLARLMGEATEVIAHKLGSGLGGLMNASFGNAAELIIALAALRSGHGDVVKASITGAILGNLLLVLGAAILAGGLKYPKQKFNMTAALSGSAIMFLALTAMSIPDLFHSVRGPAADRVLFPMSVAISVILLIVYALSLLFSLRTHSHLYAGEADGEPEEMPVWSTKKATLVLLGATLGVVVVAEFLVHAIEDAIAAFGFTHTFVGVIIIAIIGNAAEHSTAILMALKNKMDLAFNIAFESSKQIALFVAPVLVLVSIPLGQHLTLEFSHMEVLGIAIGTGAATLIALDGESNWLEGVMLLGVYAILGVAFFFIP; translated from the coding sequence GTGAGCACTCCCGCGTCCGTCACCCCGTCCTCGCCGGAGGGCGAGTCCCAGGGCGGCTTCAACGTCGACCGCCTGTTCCTGGGCCTGCTGGCGGTGTTCTTCCCGCTGGCCATCGCGTCGCACTTCTTCTTCCCGGGCGTGTGGACGTTCGTGCTCTGCGCGGTGGCGCTGGTGCCGCTGGCGCGGCTGATGGGCGAGGCCACGGAGGTGATTGCCCACAAGCTGGGCAGCGGGCTGGGCGGCCTGATGAACGCGTCGTTCGGCAACGCCGCGGAGCTCATCATCGCGCTGGCGGCGCTGCGCTCCGGTCACGGAGACGTGGTGAAGGCGTCCATCACCGGCGCCATCCTGGGCAACCTGCTGCTGGTGCTGGGCGCGGCCATCCTCGCGGGCGGCCTGAAGTACCCGAAGCAGAAGTTCAACATGACGGCGGCCCTGTCCGGCTCCGCCATCATGTTCCTGGCGCTCACCGCCATGTCCATCCCGGACCTGTTCCACTCGGTGCGCGGCCCCGCGGCGGACAGGGTCCTCTTCCCCATGTCGGTGGCCATCTCCGTCATCCTGCTCATCGTCTACGCGCTGTCGCTGCTCTTCTCCCTGCGCACGCACTCGCACCTGTACGCGGGCGAGGCGGACGGCGAGCCGGAGGAGATGCCCGTCTGGAGCACGAAGAAGGCCACGCTCGTCCTGCTGGGCGCCACGCTGGGCGTGGTGGTGGTGGCGGAGTTCCTGGTGCACGCCATCGAGGACGCCATCGCCGCGTTCGGCTTCACGCACACCTTCGTGGGCGTCATCATCATCGCCATCATCGGGAACGCGGCGGAGCACTCCACCGCCATCCTGATGGCGCTGAAGAACAAGATGGACCTGGCGTTCAACATCGCCTTCGAGTCCTCCAAGCAGATCGCCCTCTTCGTCGCGCCGGTGCTGGTACTCGTGTCCATTCCACTGGGCCAGCACCTGACGCTGGAGTTCAGCCATATGGAGGTGCTGGGCATCGCCATCGGCACGGGCGCGGCGACGCTCATCGCGCTGGACGGCGAGTCCAACTGGCTGGAAGGCGTGATGCTGCTGGGCGTCTACGCCATCCTCGGCGTGGCGTTCTTCTTCATTCCGTAG
- a CDS encoding GNAT family N-acetyltransferase, which yields MPSGGVSTAELADLLAALPFGHRLWVRGMGRCLYPLLRSGDAVRLLRCGPERLARGDVALVRHGPRLAAQVVLSTRPWVTESLLGGTDVAGGELVGRIIALKRGRWVVRLPRPTRPALFLMQRTLSGVWTKPASRAVFRHLRDLFSGWTKPLRRHFVGPLEVRLVRPEDLDALLAFATERLVVSGTFLRRQLRDRWGLPPDQRIGAAAGAFDAEGNLLGFAWADDYHQEGLALDGFWVRSLVVSPKVRRMGVATALVRCLVQEVQRQGADRIHADIDEDNTASLRTFSGLGFRPAPEALTTATNQQWDAAGGSKRLVVLVRPLSG from the coding sequence ATGCCCTCTGGTGGCGTCTCGACGGCCGAGCTCGCGGACCTGCTTGCGGCGCTGCCCTTCGGCCACCGGCTGTGGGTGCGCGGCATGGGGCGGTGTCTCTACCCGCTCTTGCGCAGCGGGGACGCGGTGCGGCTCTTGCGCTGCGGACCGGAGCGGCTGGCGCGCGGGGACGTGGCGCTGGTGCGGCACGGGCCCCGGCTGGCCGCGCAGGTGGTGCTCTCCACCCGGCCCTGGGTGACGGAGTCGCTGTTGGGCGGCACGGACGTGGCGGGCGGGGAGCTGGTGGGGCGCATCATCGCGCTCAAGCGGGGGCGGTGGGTGGTGCGGCTGCCCCGGCCCACGCGGCCAGCGCTGTTCCTCATGCAGCGCACCCTGTCCGGCGTGTGGACGAAGCCCGCGTCCCGCGCGGTGTTCCGCCACCTGCGCGACCTGTTCTCCGGGTGGACGAAGCCGCTGCGCCGCCACTTCGTGGGCCCGCTGGAGGTCCGGCTGGTGCGCCCGGAGGACCTGGACGCGCTGCTCGCCTTCGCCACCGAGCGGCTGGTGGTGTCCGGCACCTTCCTGCGCCGCCAGCTGCGCGACCGCTGGGGCCTGCCGCCGGACCAGCGCATCGGGGCGGCCGCGGGCGCGTTCGACGCCGAGGGGAACCTGCTCGGCTTCGCCTGGGCGGACGACTACCACCAGGAGGGGCTGGCCCTGGACGGCTTCTGGGTGCGCTCGCTGGTGGTGTCCCCGAAGGTGCGGCGCATGGGCGTGGCCACCGCGCTGGTGCGCTGCCTGGTGCAGGAGGTCCAGCGGCAGGGCGCGGACCGGATCCACGCGGACATCGACGAGGACAACACCGCGTCCTTGAGGACCTTCTCCGGCCTGGGGTTCCGCCCCGCGCCGGAGGCGCTGACCACCGCCACGAACCAGCAGTGGGACGCGGCGGGGGGGAGCAAGCGACTGGTCGTCCTGGTGCGTCCGCTTTCGGGCTGA
- a CDS encoding MOSC domain-containing protein codes for MPTPAPSLTGHLANVLLCTDAEPKRFVTREVPEVKLTFEGIEGDRHAGLTRKADVRVPWFPKGTIIRNTRQLSIVSREEMVEVARTLGVPHVLASWLGANLELVGVPRLTHLPPGTRLFFPEDATLVMEGENQPCVGPGRVIEAHYPDMKGLAGRFVKAAWQKRGLVGWVERPGLIRAGDEVRVMLPPPVTYSLPSAPEKSEAVG; via the coding sequence ATGCCCACTCCTGCTCCCTCGCTGACCGGACACCTGGCCAACGTGCTGCTGTGCACGGACGCTGAACCCAAGCGCTTCGTCACCCGGGAGGTGCCCGAGGTGAAGCTCACCTTCGAAGGCATCGAGGGGGACCGCCACGCGGGCCTCACGCGCAAGGCGGACGTGCGCGTGCCGTGGTTCCCCAAGGGGACAATCATCCGCAACACCCGGCAGCTCTCCATCGTGTCTCGCGAGGAGATGGTGGAGGTCGCGCGGACGCTGGGCGTGCCGCACGTGCTGGCGTCGTGGCTGGGCGCGAACCTGGAGCTCGTGGGCGTGCCGCGCCTGACGCACCTGCCGCCCGGGACGCGGCTGTTCTTTCCGGAGGACGCCACGCTGGTGATGGAGGGGGAGAACCAGCCCTGCGTGGGGCCGGGCCGCGTGATTGAGGCGCACTACCCGGACATGAAGGGCCTGGCGGGCCGCTTCGTGAAGGCCGCGTGGCAGAAGCGCGGGCTGGTGGGCTGGGTGGAGCGCCCGGGCCTCATCCGCGCGGGCGACGAGGTGCGCGTGATGCTGCCGCCGCCCGTCACGTACTCGCTGCCCTCCGCGCCGGAGAAGTCGGAAGCGGTGGGCTGA
- a CDS encoding electron transfer flavoprotein subunit beta/FixA family protein: MKILVTAKRVEDPESKIKVKPDGSDIVKEGLKYKINPFDEIGVEEGLRLAAKHTGEVVVVSIGGKEVQEQLRHALAMGANRAVWVNHTGPLDQLGIAGLLQKVAEKEKPDIVLLGKQSIDDDQNQVGQYLAEFLGWGQATFASKVESLESDQEKNKVPAVVLSADKKSVQVVREVDNGLATLEVQLPAVVTTDLRLNQPRYASLPGIMKAKSKPIEELTPAGLGVDVAPKIQVLKLASPPARKAGIKVPDAATLVEKLHNEAKVV, encoded by the coding sequence GTGAAGATTCTCGTCACCGCCAAGCGCGTCGAAGATCCCGAGTCGAAGATCAAGGTGAAGCCGGACGGCTCGGACATCGTGAAGGAGGGGTTGAAGTACAAGATCAACCCCTTCGATGAAATCGGCGTGGAAGAGGGCCTGCGCCTTGCCGCGAAGCACACCGGCGAGGTCGTCGTGGTCTCCATCGGCGGCAAGGAGGTGCAGGAGCAGCTGCGCCACGCGCTGGCCATGGGCGCCAACCGCGCTGTCTGGGTGAACCACACGGGCCCGCTGGATCAGCTGGGCATCGCGGGGCTGCTCCAGAAGGTCGCGGAGAAGGAGAAGCCGGACATCGTCCTGCTGGGCAAGCAGTCCATCGACGACGACCAGAACCAGGTGGGCCAGTACCTGGCCGAGTTCCTGGGCTGGGGCCAGGCCACGTTCGCCTCCAAGGTGGAGTCGCTGGAGAGCGACCAGGAGAAGAACAAGGTCCCGGCGGTGGTGCTGTCCGCGGACAAGAAGAGCGTCCAGGTGGTGCGTGAAGTGGACAACGGGCTTGCCACCCTGGAGGTCCAGCTGCCCGCGGTCGTCACCACGGACCTGCGCCTGAACCAGCCGCGCTACGCCAGCCTCCCGGGCATCATGAAGGCCAAGAGCAAGCCCATCGAGGAGCTGACCCCGGCGGGCCTGGGCGTGGACGTGGCGCCGAAGATTCAAGTGCTCAAGCTGGCGTCGCCCCCGGCGCGCAAGGCGGGCATCAAGGTGCCGGACGCGGCCACCCTGGTGGAGAAGCTGCACAACGAGGCGAAGGTCGTCTGA
- a CDS encoding cytochrome c oxidase assembly factor Coa1 family protein: protein MPSQTSPEGDYAPVPRQGWWSRNWKWALPVGCLGMVGSCFCFAAIAVGWGYSSIKDMDAYTDAITEAQEDPHVQQALGGTFKPGFPSSTQVSNVNGRSHAEFVVPLDGPKADGNLHAVADKNGEAWTFSTLYVQVEGGQRIDLLDTGDAPAGEPPDTHEEVDPEGMPPEPSEPPARKKPGQGSDIEL from the coding sequence ATGCCGTCGCAGACAAGTCCCGAGGGTGACTACGCCCCCGTGCCCCGCCAGGGGTGGTGGAGCCGCAACTGGAAGTGGGCGCTGCCCGTGGGCTGCCTGGGGATGGTGGGCTCGTGCTTCTGCTTCGCCGCCATCGCGGTGGGCTGGGGCTACTCGTCCATCAAGGACATGGACGCGTACACGGACGCCATCACCGAGGCCCAGGAGGACCCGCACGTGCAGCAGGCCCTGGGCGGCACCTTCAAGCCGGGCTTCCCCAGCAGCACCCAGGTGAGCAACGTCAACGGCCGCTCCCACGCGGAGTTCGTCGTGCCGCTGGACGGCCCCAAGGCGGACGGCAACCTCCACGCGGTGGCCGACAAGAACGGCGAGGCGTGGACCTTCAGCACCCTCTATGTCCAGGTGGAGGGCGGCCAGCGCATCGACCTGCTCGACACGGGCGACGCTCCCGCCGGGGAACCCCCGGACACGCACGAGGAGGTGGACCCGGAAGGAATGCCGCCGGAGCCTTCAGAGCCGCCGGCCCGGAAGAAGCCCGGCCAGGGCAGCGACATCGAGCTGTAG
- a CDS encoding EamA family transporter: MTQESSGARWKADGALLLLTVFWGLTFVVVKDALAFADPFTFITLRFVVGGGVMAAVARGRMFAPGIMSKGLLLAGVLFICFALQTVGLQTTTPSRAAFLTGLNVLFVPLLSMVLLRRLPRLGTAVGVVLAAVGLYWLTRPTPNDAVTGDAGMGGLQLGDWLSIGCALAYAGHILLTERFASRDNTVGLVAVQLVGVAVMSALCLPFVERKLEWTQPLVVAVLTCGVLASAFAILVQTWGQARTSAVRAALIFAMEPVFASAYSVAVGHEVLGVKEWLGGALIVVGVFASELGTVVWDGWRARGRTPAA, translated from the coding sequence GTGACGCAGGAGAGCAGCGGGGCGAGGTGGAAGGCGGACGGGGCGCTGTTGCTCCTCACCGTGTTCTGGGGCCTGACGTTCGTGGTGGTGAAGGACGCGCTCGCGTTCGCGGACCCCTTCACCTTCATCACCCTGCGCTTCGTCGTGGGCGGGGGGGTGATGGCGGCCGTCGCGCGCGGGCGGATGTTCGCGCCCGGCATCATGTCCAAGGGGCTGCTGCTGGCGGGGGTGCTGTTCATCTGCTTCGCGCTCCAGACGGTGGGCTTGCAGACCACCACGCCGTCGCGCGCGGCGTTCCTCACCGGGCTCAACGTCCTCTTCGTCCCCCTGCTGTCCATGGTGCTGCTCCGGCGGCTGCCCCGGCTGGGGACCGCCGTGGGCGTGGTGCTGGCCGCGGTGGGCCTCTACTGGCTGACGCGGCCCACCCCGAACGACGCGGTGACCGGGGACGCCGGCATGGGCGGCCTGCAACTGGGGGACTGGCTGTCCATCGGGTGCGCGCTGGCGTACGCGGGGCACATCCTGCTCACGGAGCGCTTCGCGTCGCGCGACAACACGGTGGGCCTGGTGGCGGTGCAGCTCGTCGGCGTGGCGGTGATGTCCGCGCTGTGCCTGCCCTTCGTGGAGCGCAAGCTGGAGTGGACCCAGCCGCTGGTGGTGGCGGTGCTCACGTGCGGGGTGCTCGCCAGCGCGTTCGCCATCCTCGTGCAGACCTGGGGCCAGGCCCGCACCTCCGCGGTGCGCGCGGCGCTCATCTTCGCCATGGAGCCGGTGTTCGCCTCCGCCTACTCCGTGGCGGTGGGCCACGAGGTGCTGGGCGTGAAGGAGTGGCTGGGCGGCGCGCTCATCGTCGTAGGCGTCTTCGCGTCGGAGCTGGGCACGGTGGTGTGGGACGGATGGCGGGCACGGGGCCGCACGCCCGCCGCCTGA
- a CDS encoding electron transfer flavoprotein subunit alpha/FixB family protein → MSIVLIVAEQQPDGNLRKASLNAIAAGKQLADKAGAELHLVLLSKDPSKLAEELKGSGAKAIHTAAAPEFEHYLAEVYAPVVAGLAQELKATFVGAASTAQGKDLLPRVAARLKAAMATDITAINGSGADITFTRPMWAGNVFAEVKLSTPVQVISIRATEFSAAEAGAGAAEVKSFQPKLEASKTKFVSFNEVKSARPELTEASVVVSGGRGTKGDFKEIEALADLLGAAVGASRAVCDAGWVPNDYQVGQTGKVVAPKLYIAAGISGAIQHLAGMKSSKTIVAINKDPEAPIFQVADYGLVDDLFKVLPALREGIQKLK, encoded by the coding sequence ATGTCCATCGTCCTCATCGTCGCCGAGCAGCAGCCGGACGGGAACCTGCGCAAGGCCTCCCTGAACGCCATCGCCGCGGGCAAGCAGCTGGCCGACAAGGCCGGCGCCGAGCTGCACCTCGTCCTGCTGTCCAAGGACCCGTCCAAGCTGGCGGAGGAGCTCAAGGGCTCCGGCGCCAAGGCCATCCACACCGCGGCCGCTCCTGAGTTCGAGCACTACCTGGCCGAGGTCTACGCCCCCGTCGTCGCGGGGCTGGCGCAGGAGCTGAAGGCCACCTTCGTGGGCGCGGCCTCCACGGCGCAGGGCAAGGACCTGCTGCCGCGCGTCGCCGCCCGGCTGAAGGCCGCCATGGCCACCGACATCACCGCCATCAACGGCAGTGGCGCGGACATCACCTTCACGCGCCCCATGTGGGCCGGCAACGTGTTCGCCGAGGTGAAGCTGTCCACGCCCGTGCAGGTCATCAGCATCCGTGCCACGGAGTTCTCCGCCGCGGAGGCCGGGGCCGGGGCCGCGGAGGTGAAGTCCTTCCAGCCGAAGCTGGAGGCCTCCAAGACGAAGTTCGTCAGCTTCAACGAGGTGAAGAGCGCCCGTCCGGAGCTCACCGAGGCCAGCGTGGTGGTGTCCGGCGGCCGCGGCACCAAGGGCGACTTCAAGGAGATTGAGGCGCTGGCGGACCTGCTGGGCGCCGCGGTGGGCGCGTCCCGCGCGGTGTGCGACGCGGGCTGGGTGCCCAACGATTACCAGGTGGGCCAGACGGGCAAGGTCGTCGCGCCGAAGCTGTACATCGCCGCGGGCATCAGCGGCGCCATCCAGCACCTGGCGGGCATGAAGTCCTCGAAGACCATCGTCGCCATCAACAAGGACCCGGAGGCCCCCATCTTCCAGGTGGCCGACTACGGCCTCGTGGACGACCTCTTCAAGGTCCTGCCCGCGCTGCGCGAGGGCATCCAGAAGCTGAAGTAG
- a CDS encoding MBL fold metallo-hydrolase: MSVELRRNGLHLTGTPLSLDAKRKSPLSFVSHGHSDHIARHESTIATAATLRFMAHRLGPVAAPLSVPFRRPFELGSLQLELLPAGHILGSAQLRVTRADGKRIVYTGDLNTAPSLTAEATEVATCDTLVIESTFGHPRYRFPPRPEVMGQVETWLRAQLHRGVTPVLLGYPLGKSQEAMKQLAGRGFLLVAHPSIFEVAELYAELGVPIENLRRYDGRVEPGEVLFFPPHLARGGALAPHWPRATAVLTGWAMDPGGARRYGADVAFPLSDHADFPSLMRYVKDTGARDVITCHGFAEELAQALRDAGTDARPLGKPQQMALF; this comes from the coding sequence ATGAGCGTGGAGCTGAGACGAAACGGCCTGCACCTGACGGGCACGCCCCTGTCGCTGGACGCGAAGCGCAAGTCGCCGCTGTCCTTCGTCAGCCACGGGCACTCGGACCACATCGCCCGCCATGAGAGCACCATCGCCACCGCGGCCACGCTGCGCTTCATGGCGCACCGGCTGGGCCCGGTGGCGGCCCCGCTGTCCGTGCCCTTCCGCCGCCCGTTCGAATTGGGCTCGCTGCAACTGGAGCTGCTGCCCGCGGGCCACATCCTGGGCAGCGCCCAGCTGCGCGTCACCCGCGCGGACGGCAAGCGCATCGTCTACACGGGGGATTTGAACACCGCGCCGTCGCTCACCGCGGAGGCCACGGAGGTGGCCACCTGCGACACGCTGGTCATCGAGTCCACCTTCGGGCACCCGCGCTACCGCTTCCCGCCGCGCCCGGAGGTGATGGGGCAGGTGGAGACGTGGCTGCGCGCGCAGCTCCACCGGGGCGTGACGCCGGTGCTGCTGGGCTATCCGCTGGGCAAGAGCCAGGAGGCGATGAAGCAGCTCGCCGGCCGGGGCTTCCTGCTGGTGGCGCACCCATCCATCTTCGAGGTCGCGGAGCTGTACGCGGAGCTGGGCGTCCCCATCGAGAACCTGCGCCGCTACGACGGCCGCGTGGAGCCTGGGGAAGTGCTCTTCTTCCCGCCGCACCTGGCGCGGGGCGGGGCGCTGGCGCCGCACTGGCCCCGGGCCACGGCGGTGCTCACCGGCTGGGCCATGGACCCCGGCGGCGCGCGGCGCTACGGCGCGGACGTGGCCTTCCCGCTGTCGGACCACGCCGACTTCCCGTCGCTGATGCGCTACGTGAAGGACACCGGCGCGCGCGACGTCATCACCTGCCACGGCTTCGCGGAGGAACTGGCCCAGGCGCTGCGGGACGCGGGCACGGATGCCCGGCCGCTGGGCAAGCCACAGCAGATGGCCCTGTTTTGA